The following are encoded together in the Lathyrus oleraceus cultivar Zhongwan6 chromosome 3, CAAS_Psat_ZW6_1.0, whole genome shotgun sequence genome:
- the LOC127126621 gene encoding uncharacterized protein LOC127126621, with protein MEEKASEKSRRERRKESRLAKNASKHQSWLQRHKSEAIKRSNNQNPELKSESKLDQSVVKKLKSLSKKQVAAEECALSEDEICVPVVKKVKKGSQSSSKKKRVELGLSEVSMAAQKDLELERKLSKRLKVKEGKLGGMDDGLNLLFEGMPSGDDLFGGMEGFDSDELPKRKSKKSQSSKKHKLSKEGVEAELLDGVPGHMEALNEDVPDGRTSRKKNKKRKLSSQQQEDGVEDSVACVVKPVESRGMDVTSGDVAEVPEKKEKGKYIAPHLRARAGNEPEEHTQIRRRVRGLLNRISESNVESITGELSLIFQSVARSVASQIMIEETLASCSGGPRGNKQYAAVFAAFVAGMACLVGMDFGAKFMASFAKCFEDEYHKEDNLSLRNIALLLSYLCIFEVCSSDLVFDFLVMLSKRLTEVDVSIILTVLQSCGMKIRADDPAAMKTFILNIQDTSNKLKASSGDVPEKNNSKRMEFMLETIYDIKNNKKKTEEVPPRIKKWLQKLRVDEISIRGITWSKLLDPDKKGQWWLSGDVVSSKDNVENVANKIDKDVAETQRMLELAAAQRMNTDSRRAIFCIIMSGEDYIDAFEKLLRLELPGKQDRDIIRVLVDCCLQERVFNKYYTVLASKLCEHDKNHKFTLQFCLWDHFKELESMPLLRSINLAKFVAEMAAAFTLSLAVLKTVDLSDIPQLTPRRIMHFRILFETIFEYSETVVWKIFTRIAGTPELESFRQGIEFFIKEYILKTNKAVSQKFKLAKKALNNIEGVLMQE; from the exons ATGG AGGAAAAAGCTTCTGAAAAATCACGCCGAGAACGAAGGAAAGAATCTCGGTTGGCGAAGAATGCGTCCAAACACCAATCCTGGCTTCAACGCCAT AAATCTGAAGCTATAAAAAGAAGTAACAATCAAAATCCGGAGTTAAAGTCTGAAAGCAAATTGGACCAATCAGTTGTGAAGAAATTGAAATCTTTGTCTAAGAAACAAGTGGCAGCTGAAGAATGTGCCTTGTCAGAAGATGAAATTTGTGTCCCTGTTGTGAAGAAAGTGAAGAAGGGTTCTCAGTCAAGTTCCAAGAAGAAGAGGGTTGAGCTGGGTCTGTCTGAGGTTTCAATGGCTGCCCAGAAGGATTTAGAGTTGGAAAGAAAACTCTCCAAGAGGCTTAAGGTGAAAGAAGGAAAGTTGGGGGGAATGGATGATGGATTGAACTTGTTATTTGAAGGAATGCCTTCTGGTGATGATTTATTTGGAGGCATGGAGGGTTTTGATAGTGATGAATTACCGAAAAGAAAGTCGAAGAAGAGCCAGTCAAGTAAGAAGCATAAGTTGTCGAAAGAAGGGGTTGAAGCGGAGTTATTAGATGGTGTACCGGGACACATGGAAGCTCTTAATGAAGATGTTCCCGATGGTAGAACGTCCAGGAAGAAGAATAAGAAAAGAAAATTGTCGAGTCAACAGCAGGAAGATGGTGTGGAGGACAGTGTTGCATGTGTTGTCAAACCTGTGGAATCCCGTGGAATGGATGTGACATCGGGGGATGTTGCGGAAGTTCCTGAGAAGAAAGAGAAAGGAAAATATATAGCGCCTCACTTGAGAGCTCGTGCTGGCAATGAACCTGAGGAGCATACTCAAATTCGACGACGTGTACGAG GCCTTCTTAACAGGATTTCTGAATCAAATGTTGAGTCAATTACTGGAGAATTGTCATTGATCTTTCAG TCTGTTGCTCGTAGTGTTGCTTCACAGATTATGATTGAGGAGACTTTAGCATCGTGTTCTGGAGGGCCCCGTGGCAATAAACA ATATGCTGCTGTGTTTGCTGCGTTTGTTGCTGGAATGGCCTGTTTGGTTGGTATGGACTTCGGTGCAAAGTTTATGGCTTCCTTTGCCAAATGCTTTGAG GATGAATACCATAAAGAAGACAATCTCTCCTTGCGGAATATTGCGCTTCTTTTATCCTATTTATGCATATTTGAGGTCTGTTCTAG TGATTTAGTATTTGACTTTCTAGTCATGTTGAGCAAGCGTTTGACTGAGGTGGATGTCTCTATTATTTTGACTGTGTTACAAA GTTGTGGAATGAAAATAAGGGCTGATGATCCAGCTGCCATGAAAACATTCATTCTTAATATTCAGGATACGTCGAATAAGTTGAAGGCTTCCTCTGGAGATGTCCCTGAAAAGAATAACAGCAAAAGA ATGGAGTTCATGCTTGAAACCATATATGATATCAAGAACAACAAGAAGAAGACAGAAGAGGTCCCCCCTCGAATTAAAAAGTGGCTACAAAAG TTAAGAGTTGATGAAATTTCAATTCGAGGGATTACATGGAGTAAGTTACTTGATCCCGACAAGAAGGGACAATGGTGGTTATCTGGAGATGTGGTTTCTTCAAAAGATAATGTTGAAAACGTCGCTAACAAAATAGACAAAGATGTTGCTGAAACCCAACGAATGCTGGAGCTTGCTGCTGCTCAAAGGATGAACACAGATTCCAGACGGGCAATCTTTTGTATCATAATGTCCGGAGAAGACTATATTGATGCATTTGAAAAGCTTCTGAGATTGGAATTACCAGGCAAGCAG GACAGAGATATCATACGGGTTCTTGTTGATTGTTGCTTGCAAGAGAGAGTTTTTAACAAGTACTATACAGTTCTGGCTTCCAAGTTGTGTGAGCATGACAAAAATCACAAGTTCACTTTACAG TTTTGTCTATGGGACCACTTTAAGGAGCTGGAGTCTATGCCTCTTTTGAGGTCAATTAACCTCGCAAAGTTTGTGGCGGAAATGGCTGCTGCTTTCACTCTCTCCCTCGCAGTTTTGAAGACTGTGGATCTTAGTGATATCCCTCAGCTAACTCCAAGAAGGATTATGCATTTCCGCATTCTGTTTGAGACCATTTTCGAATATTCCGAAACCGTGGTGTGGAAGATATTCACCCGTATCGCAGGGACTCCTGAACTTGAAAGTTTTAGACAGGGCATTGAGTTTTTCATTAAGGAGTACATTTTGAAAACAAATAAAGCTGTATCTCAGAAATTTAAGTTGGCAAAAAAAGCCCTTAATAATATAGAAGGAGTCCTGATGCAAGAGTAA